The proteins below come from a single Plantactinospora sp. KBS50 genomic window:
- a CDS encoding ketopantoate reductase family protein, giving the protein MRYLIIGAGAVGGTIGARLGRTGHEVTLVARGAHLAAIRERGLTLARPDGQETVRLPAYDDPRIGEPAGLVCEPDTVVVLAVKSQDTEAALRTWADVPVRGGGTLAERLPVLTAQNGVANERMALRYVQRVYPVCVWLPASFLEPGRIAAEGHPYPGMLQVGCYPAGGDDTVREIVADFTAAGFVGLARPDVLRWKYAKLLRNLANGLDALLGPDGAERSGLVARVGAEGAAVLDRAGIGYASPQEETAERGDRVNIRPVAGRARSGSSTWQSLARGTGSAETDHLNGEIALLGRLHGWPRR; this is encoded by the coding sequence ATGCGCTATCTGATCATCGGCGCCGGCGCGGTCGGTGGCACGATCGGGGCACGGCTGGGCCGTACCGGGCACGAGGTGACGTTGGTGGCCCGCGGCGCGCACCTGGCGGCGATCCGGGAGCGCGGCCTCACGCTGGCCCGCCCGGACGGGCAGGAGACGGTCCGGCTCCCGGCGTACGACGATCCGCGGATCGGTGAGCCCGCGGGCCTGGTGTGTGAACCGGACACCGTCGTGGTGCTGGCGGTGAAGTCGCAGGACACCGAGGCCGCCCTGCGGACCTGGGCGGATGTGCCGGTACGAGGTGGCGGGACGCTGGCGGAGCGGCTGCCGGTGCTCACCGCGCAGAACGGGGTGGCCAACGAGCGGATGGCGCTGCGGTACGTGCAGCGGGTCTACCCGGTCTGTGTCTGGCTGCCGGCCAGTTTCCTGGAGCCGGGCCGGATCGCGGCGGAGGGCCACCCGTACCCGGGGATGCTCCAGGTGGGCTGCTACCCGGCCGGCGGCGACGACACCGTCCGGGAGATCGTCGCCGATTTCACCGCCGCCGGGTTCGTCGGCCTGGCCCGGCCCGACGTGCTGCGGTGGAAGTACGCGAAGCTGCTGCGCAACCTCGCCAACGGACTGGACGCGCTGCTCGGCCCGGACGGGGCCGAACGGTCCGGTCTGGTGGCCCGGGTCGGCGCCGAGGGCGCGGCGGTGCTCGACCGGGCCGGCATCGGGTACGCGTCGCCGCAGGAGGAGACGGCCGAACGGGGCGACCGGGTGAACATCCGGCCGGTCGCCGGCCGGGCGCGCTCCGGCAGTTCGACCTGGCAGAGCCTGGCCCGGGGCACCGGTTCGGCGGAGACGGACCACCTCAACGGCGAGATCGCGCTGCTGGGGCGGCTGCACGGGTGGCCACGCCGGTGA
- a CDS encoding M50 family metallopeptidase — MTDLWHELFGAQPDPPPLLVLVTGLVALLVVVTRLPWRIARNAITIAHEGGHALAAVLTGRKLRGVRLHSDTSGLTLSAGRPSGPGMVFTLLAGYVAPSLIGLGGAWLLGGNRITLLLWIAVALLLAMLVMIRNLFGIVSLVATGGLVFAVSWYASPQVQAAFAYTGVWFLLLGGVRPVGELQSLRRRGRAPQSDADQLAWVTSLPGMFWVAIFGLVAVAALVVGAGLLAGPILSDLGFGAGG; from the coding sequence ATGACGGACCTGTGGCACGAACTGTTCGGGGCGCAGCCGGATCCACCGCCGCTGCTGGTGCTGGTGACCGGGCTGGTGGCGCTGCTCGTGGTGGTGACCCGGCTGCCCTGGCGGATCGCCCGCAACGCGATCACGATCGCGCACGAGGGCGGGCACGCGCTGGCGGCCGTGCTCACCGGGCGGAAGCTGCGGGGCGTCCGGTTGCACTCGGACACCTCCGGGCTGACCCTCTCGGCGGGCCGCCCGAGCGGGCCGGGGATGGTGTTCACGCTGCTCGCCGGCTATGTGGCGCCGTCCCTGATCGGCCTGGGCGGCGCCTGGCTGCTCGGCGGCAACCGGATCACGCTGCTGCTGTGGATCGCCGTCGCGCTGCTGCTGGCCATGCTCGTGATGATCCGCAACCTGTTCGGCATCGTCTCGCTGGTGGCCACCGGCGGGCTGGTGTTCGCGGTGTCCTGGTACGCCTCGCCGCAGGTGCAGGCGGCGTTCGCGTACACCGGGGTCTGGTTCCTGCTGCTCGGCGGCGTCCGCCCGGTCGGCGAGCTGCAGTCGCTGCGCCGCCGGGGCCGCGCGCCGCAGTCCGACGCCGACCAGTTGGCCTGGGTGACGTCGCTGCCCGGAATGTTCTGGGTGGCGATCTTCGGGCTGGTCGCGGTGGCGGCGCTGGTCGTCGGCGCCGGCCTGCTGGCCGGGCCGATCCTCAGCGACCTGGGGTTCGGCGCGGGAGGATGA
- a CDS encoding DUF559 domain-containing protein, whose product MEVDGTHHMEAAQWAADLRRQNEVWIAGDRILRFTAFDVRRRPDEVAAQLRAALLAAGWRPTI is encoded by the coding sequence GTGGAGGTCGATGGCACGCATCACATGGAGGCGGCGCAGTGGGCGGCGGACCTGCGCCGGCAGAACGAGGTGTGGATCGCTGGGGATCGGATTTTGCGGTTCACCGCGTTCGACGTGCGGCGCCGGCCGGACGAGGTGGCAGCTCAACTCCGGGCAGCCCTCCTCGCCGCCGGTTGGCGTCCCACCATTTGA
- a CDS encoding protein kinase — protein sequence MSNAHPRLVADRYRLLQPLGQGGMGRVWRARDEVLHRDVAIKELVPPPGLTDEERQEMRERSLREARAIARLNHINVVRVFDVLRTDGDPWIVMEYVASRSLHDVLSKDGPVGYQRAAEIGLGVLGALKTAHRNGVMHRDVKPGNVLLGEDGRVVLTDFGLATVPGDPTVTRTGLVLGSPAYIAPERARDGTAGPQADLWSLGATLYAAVEGQSPFARTTAIATLAALATESVAPPRNAGPLKGVLAGLLRKDPEQRMTADEAERQLRRIVHRRPRSGLSLLDGVRRPGPDGPREGREGSAGRRTGTGRSAPAPAPRPPVNPAAGPARGAAPVAGAALGGAALGGAALGGAALGGAAVAGGAAASARGAAGGGTPVADEVPATGAVAAGTPEAAGRSVAAGKPEAAAGTVSVPAQPATGAKPTGEPSTAPDGGAGTLGADDSGAGGRPEDAERADPERAATDGTAVDGGAGGPASVAQAGAESTSTAQAGAESAATDGAAGEPTDRERAGAAGPDSDGPTAEPDGPVEPVDDAAGSAGTGSAGAGWTRTRVDGVPALGRAPITVVPPDERRPGRTRIVVLVALLAALLVAGLVAVLVLRDSDDDTPAAGPTGAASTPPAATSPAAEPSASASAEPSPTTASPSATGATLPAGWHMYADPSGFKVPVPDGWRKHTDKYGNIVFSSGDRLLLIGQTRHPKDDPVADWTAQEAARKRSINGYQRVTIHAVDYWKTCADWEWLQTNSGGVRVHVRNRGFVTAHDQAYALRWDTRAEDWEKYLPEFDDIVAKWFVPARKD from the coding sequence CGGGAGGCCCGCGCGATCGCCCGGCTCAACCACATCAACGTGGTACGCGTCTTCGACGTGCTGCGTACCGACGGCGACCCGTGGATCGTCATGGAGTACGTCGCGTCCCGTTCGCTGCACGACGTGCTCAGCAAGGACGGCCCGGTCGGCTACCAGCGGGCCGCGGAGATCGGCCTGGGCGTGCTCGGCGCGCTCAAGACCGCGCACCGCAACGGCGTCATGCACCGGGACGTCAAGCCCGGCAACGTGCTGCTCGGCGAGGACGGCCGGGTGGTGCTCACCGACTTCGGTCTGGCGACCGTTCCCGGCGACCCGACGGTGACCCGCACCGGTCTGGTGCTCGGCTCGCCGGCGTACATCGCGCCCGAACGGGCCCGGGACGGCACTGCCGGACCGCAGGCCGACCTGTGGTCGCTGGGCGCCACGCTCTACGCCGCCGTGGAGGGCCAGTCGCCGTTCGCCCGAACCACGGCCATCGCGACGCTTGCCGCGCTGGCCACCGAGTCGGTCGCTCCGCCCCGGAACGCCGGGCCGCTCAAGGGCGTGCTGGCGGGGCTGCTGCGCAAGGACCCGGAGCAGCGGATGACGGCGGACGAGGCCGAACGACAGCTTCGCCGCATCGTGCACCGGCGGCCCCGCAGCGGGTTGTCGCTGCTGGACGGCGTGCGCCGGCCCGGGCCGGACGGTCCGCGGGAGGGACGCGAGGGGTCCGCGGGACGGCGTACCGGCACCGGCCGGAGCGCACCGGCCCCGGCGCCCCGACCGCCGGTCAACCCGGCCGCCGGACCGGCCCGGGGCGCCGCCCCGGTTGCCGGCGCGGCACTGGGGGGCGCGGCACTTGGCGGCGCGGCACTTGGCGGCGCGGCACTGGGCGGCGCGGCCGTGGCGGGTGGGGCGGCGGCCAGCGCCCGGGGTGCGGCCGGTGGCGGGACGCCGGTGGCGGACGAGGTGCCGGCGACCGGCGCGGTGGCCGCGGGTACGCCCGAGGCCGCGGGCAGGTCGGTGGCCGCGGGCAAGCCGGAGGCCGCCGCGGGAACGGTGTCCGTGCCCGCACAACCGGCCACCGGCGCGAAGCCGACCGGCGAGCCGTCCACCGCCCCCGACGGCGGTGCCGGCACGCTCGGGGCGGACGACAGCGGTGCCGGCGGGCGGCCGGAAGACGCGGAACGGGCCGACCCGGAACGGGCCGCCACCGATGGCACCGCCGTCGACGGCGGTGCCGGCGGGCCGGCCTCCGTGGCACAGGCCGGCGCGGAGTCGACCTCCACGGCGCAGGCCGGCGCGGAATCGGCGGCCACGGATGGCGCCGCCGGCGAGCCGACCGACAGGGAGCGGGCCGGGGCAGCCGGGCCGGACAGCGACGGACCCACGGCGGAGCCGGACGGGCCGGTCGAGCCGGTCGATGACGCTGCCGGCTCGGCCGGTACGGGATCGGCGGGCGCCGGTTGGACCCGGACCCGGGTGGACGGCGTACCGGCCCTCGGCCGCGCACCCATAACGGTCGTGCCGCCGGACGAGCGGCGGCCGGGGCGTACCCGGATCGTCGTGCTGGTGGCGCTGCTCGCGGCCCTGCTGGTGGCGGGCCTGGTCGCGGTGCTGGTGTTGCGGGACTCGGACGACGACACGCCGGCGGCCGGGCCGACCGGCGCGGCATCGACGCCGCCGGCCGCCACCTCACCCGCCGCCGAGCCGTCGGCATCGGCCAGCGCGGAGCCCAGCCCCACCACGGCCTCGCCCAGCGCGACCGGCGCCACCCTGCCGGCCGGCTGGCACATGTACGCCGACCCGAGCGGCTTCAAGGTGCCGGTGCCCGACGGCTGGCGCAAGCACACCGACAAGTACGGCAACATCGTCTTCAGTAGCGGCGATCGGTTGCTGCTCATCGGCCAGACCCGGCATCCGAAGGACGACCCGGTCGCCGACTGGACCGCGCAGGAGGCCGCCCGCAAGCGCAGCATCAACGGCTATCAGCGGGTCACCATCCACGCGGTGGACTACTGGAAGACGTGCGCCGACTGGGAGTGGTTGCAGACCAACAGCGGCGGTGTCCGGGTGCACGTGCGCAACCGGGGCTTCGTGACCGCGCACGACCAGGCGTACGCGCTGCGCTGGGACACCCGGGCCGAGGACTGGGAGAAGTACCTGCCGGAGTTCGACGACATCGTCGCCAAGTGGTTCGTCCCGGCCCGCAAGGACTGA